A single window of Cytobacillus dafuensis DNA harbors:
- a CDS encoding DegT/DnrJ/EryC1/StrS family aminotransferase — translation MNIPMLDLSEQYQALKEEMLVALDQVMSSSRFILGDNVKKLEADVAEYSHVAHGIGCGNGSDAIHIALQAAGVGPGDEVITTAFTFFATGGSIVRAGATPVYVDIDPVTFNIDPAKIEEAITDKTKAIIPVHLYGQTADMEEICKIADKHNLVVIGDAAQAIGAKHHGKTVAEYGTAATYSFFPTKNLGAYGDAGMIVTNNDEVAENCRVIRVHGSKPKYYHHVLGYNSRLDELQAAVLNVKFPHLNKWSELRREKAAVYTHLLNEQLGDLVKTPVEKEGNYHVFHQYTIRVEKRDELQAFLKEQGVQTMIYYPLPLHIQPVFKDLGYKEGDLPEAEKAAKEAVSLPMFPELKQEQQEYIVAKIKEFYNK, via the coding sequence ATGAATATTCCAATGTTAGATTTAAGTGAACAATATCAAGCATTAAAAGAAGAAATGCTAGTTGCATTAGATCAAGTAATGAGCTCTTCTCGATTCATTTTAGGTGATAACGTGAAGAAACTTGAAGCGGATGTAGCTGAGTATAGTCATGTTGCACATGGGATTGGCTGTGGAAACGGAAGTGATGCTATACATATCGCTCTACAAGCTGCAGGTGTAGGACCTGGAGACGAGGTTATTACGACCGCATTCACTTTCTTTGCAACTGGGGGTTCTATTGTAAGAGCCGGAGCAACACCAGTCTATGTAGATATTGATCCAGTAACATTTAATATTGATCCTGCTAAGATTGAAGAAGCCATTACAGATAAAACGAAAGCGATTATTCCAGTTCATTTATACGGCCAAACAGCAGATATGGAAGAGATTTGCAAAATCGCTGATAAGCATAATCTAGTTGTTATCGGTGATGCAGCACAAGCAATTGGTGCAAAGCATCATGGAAAAACGGTAGCAGAATATGGAACAGCTGCAACATACAGCTTCTTCCCAACAAAGAATTTGGGTGCGTATGGAGATGCAGGTATGATTGTAACGAACAATGATGAAGTGGCTGAAAATTGCCGTGTCATTCGTGTACATGGAAGCAAGCCGAAATACTATCATCATGTATTAGGTTATAATAGCCGTTTGGACGAGCTTCAAGCTGCAGTTCTCAATGTGAAATTCCCACATTTAAATAAGTGGAGCGAGCTTAGAAGAGAAAAAGCAGCTGTATATACTCACCTTCTAAACGAACAATTGGGTGACTTAGTAAAAACACCAGTTGAAAAAGAAGGAAATTACCACGTCTTCCATCAATATACGATTCGTGTAGAAAAACGTGATGAGCTACAAGCCTTCTTAAAGGAGCAAGGAGTGCAAACAATGATTTATTATCCACTTCCGCTTCATATCCAGCCTGTCTTTAAAGATTTAGGCTATAAAGAAGGAGACCTTCCGGAAGCTGAAAAGGCAGCGAAAGAAGCTGTATCACTTCCGATGTTCCCTGAACTGAAACAAGAGCAACAGGAATATATTGTAGCTAAAATTAAAGAGTTCTATAACAAATAA
- a CDS encoding acyltransferase, whose translation MNFIDPSAQIDSSVQVGYFSVVEKDVKIGKNVVIGNRVTIHEGTTIGDNTTIADGAVVGKPPKPAKTSTVKLSGTIPALEIGEDVTVGANCVIYRGAKIGSNTLIADLASVRENVEIGNFVIVGRGVTVENYVKIGDRTKIQSNSYITAYTTLEDHVFIAPCVTTTNDNFMGRTEERFDKIKGAHVKRGARVGGASIILPGITIEEETFVAAGALVTKHTEPKTLVKGVPAKFVKMVDERELL comes from the coding sequence ATGAATTTTATAGATCCTTCCGCTCAAATAGACTCATCCGTTCAAGTCGGATACTTTTCCGTTGTAGAAAAGGATGTAAAAATCGGTAAAAATGTAGTGATTGGGAACCGAGTAACCATTCACGAAGGAACAACTATTGGTGATAACACTACTATTGCGGACGGTGCTGTTGTTGGGAAGCCTCCAAAGCCTGCAAAAACAAGCACAGTTAAACTCTCAGGTACAATTCCAGCCCTCGAAATCGGCGAAGATGTAACAGTTGGGGCAAACTGTGTGATCTATAGAGGAGCAAAAATTGGCTCCAATACGCTAATTGCTGATCTTGCAAGCGTAAGGGAAAATGTTGAAATCGGTAATTTTGTCATTGTCGGCAGGGGCGTTACCGTTGAAAACTATGTGAAGATTGGGGATCGGACAAAAATCCAATCGAATTCTTACATTACAGCGTATACAACTCTTGAGGATCATGTCTTTATCGCACCTTGTGTGACAACAACGAATGATAACTTTATGGGTAGAACAGAGGAGCGCTTCGATAAGATTAAGGGCGCTCATGTTAAAAGAGGAGCACGTGTTGGCGGTGCATCTATCATTCTTCCAGGGATTACGATTGAGGAAGAAACCTTTGTTGCTGCTGGTGCATTAGTAACAAAGCATACAGAACCAAAGACTTTAGTTAAAGGGGTTCCTGCTAAATTTGTCAAAATGGTTGACGAGCGGGAGCTGTTATAG
- a CDS encoding lipopolysaccharide biosynthesis protein: protein MFAQIKRLGADSLLYAFMNVGTKLIAFIMLPIYTSFIPDPAEYGVLDYLDRLTSMLTFLVIFGTDSALAYYYFESEDKKKRLEYVRSVMTFRLLIVLITAIVFLIGGPWLSQLLLEDASLYYLFNIAIGVMALDTVIALILTVLRYDFFTKKVVTITILKMLLIAVLSYGFLAYVSPTIDGILYGRLISVAIVALLLIKPLLKYIKFTFNKKLLKEILVYATPLVPASLAFWVIVNANSILLKEFTSLYEVGIYGSAVKFASLITLLTSGVQMAWRPFSMSLKDKKDSPVLFAKLYYGILLLGTIGILMVATLMPWIIRMLSDNYHEAYQYVAILSAVTFLNFFYMIISVGIFYTKQTKIISYAFGMAAVVNIILNVLLIPQFSIWGSVAAYLISYIIAITYIFFKSQKLYHVPVSFGKMTFLFLSSLLAVIAIVYIQESSIPDLNIVFAWLGFFVAILLSRIDKDLLKKRSTSI from the coding sequence GTGTTCGCCCAAATTAAGCGTTTAGGAGCGGATTCGCTCCTTTACGCATTTATGAACGTTGGAACGAAGCTGATCGCCTTTATCATGCTTCCAATATACACATCCTTCATTCCTGACCCTGCCGAATATGGAGTATTGGATTATTTGGATCGACTTACATCGATGCTTACCTTCCTAGTCATCTTTGGTACCGATTCTGCTCTTGCTTATTACTACTTCGAATCAGAAGATAAAAAGAAAAGGCTTGAGTATGTCAGGTCTGTTATGACATTTAGATTGCTGATTGTTTTAATCACAGCCATCGTATTTCTTATTGGTGGTCCATGGTTGTCTCAGCTCCTATTAGAAGATGCAAGCCTATATTATTTATTCAATATTGCCATTGGGGTTATGGCCTTGGATACAGTCATCGCTTTAATCTTAACGGTTCTTCGTTATGATTTTTTCACGAAAAAGGTAGTAACCATTACGATTTTGAAAATGCTCTTGATTGCCGTCCTTTCCTATGGATTTTTAGCCTATGTTAGCCCAACAATCGACGGCATTTTATATGGAAGACTTATAAGTGTAGCCATCGTTGCGCTGCTATTAATCAAGCCCCTTTTGAAATACATTAAATTTACATTTAATAAAAAGCTATTAAAGGAAATCCTAGTATACGCGACTCCACTTGTTCCGGCATCATTAGCCTTTTGGGTAATTGTTAATGCTAATTCTATTCTTCTTAAAGAGTTCACTTCTTTATACGAGGTAGGTATTTACGGTTCAGCCGTCAAGTTTGCCTCCTTAATTACGCTGCTTACGAGTGGTGTGCAAATGGCTTGGAGACCTTTTTCTATGTCTTTAAAGGATAAGAAGGATAGTCCTGTTTTATTTGCGAAGTTGTATTATGGTATTCTGTTACTAGGGACAATAGGTATTTTGATGGTCGCTACATTAATGCCGTGGATTATTCGCATGTTAAGCGACAATTATCATGAAGCTTATCAGTATGTAGCTATTTTATCGGCTGTTACATTCTTGAATTTTTTCTATATGATTATTTCAGTCGGTATTTTCTATACGAAGCAAACAAAGATTATTTCGTACGCATTTGGTATGGCAGCGGTTGTCAATATTATTTTGAACGTGCTGTTAATCCCTCAATTTTCTATATGGGGGAGTGTCGCGGCTTATTTGATTTCGTATATCATCGCGATTACTTATATATTCTTTAAAAGCCAAAAGCTCTATCATGTTCCTGTGTCATTTGGCAAAATGACCTTTTTATTCCTATCCTCTCTTTTAGCTGTGATCGCTATCGTTTATATTCAAGAGAGCAGTATCCCTGATTTAAATATTGTTTTTGCTTGGTTAGGATTTTTCGTTGCCATCCTTTTATCAAGGATCGATAAAGATTTATTGAAGAAAAGGTCAACGTCAATTTAA
- a CDS encoding GumC domain-containing protein, with amino-acid sequence MAEQKKFVLYEYLDFFWKKKVFFLIIPLLFTLLGFGASYVIPNKGNYVGSAKIFTGAVSLKGLKDPSYVVDQFGKDVNGEIEAFVSSDSFIKIKIYNDDKEELKKDLHKMTSSIEKAMLDNYNLRYSITEDNINNNENQLKELNDVLKVTNEKLESGQLNVTEAERVASVLENTEAQIADVQARNQRMTGDLATFEKPSIASEEVKAVDRHQVELSLAGLVFGVFATFLILMLWKYVNEARRYYNHD; translated from the coding sequence TTGGCTGAACAAAAAAAGTTTGTACTTTATGAATACTTGGATTTCTTTTGGAAAAAGAAGGTTTTCTTTCTAATAATCCCACTACTCTTTACTTTGCTGGGCTTTGGAGCATCGTATGTTATTCCTAATAAAGGGAATTACGTAGGGAGTGCTAAAATTTTTACAGGCGCAGTTAGTTTGAAGGGATTGAAAGATCCTTCATATGTAGTGGATCAATTTGGCAAGGATGTAAACGGTGAAATTGAGGCTTTTGTATCAAGTGATAGCTTTATAAAAATTAAAATTTATAATGATGATAAAGAAGAGCTTAAGAAAGATCTTCATAAAATGACTTCCTCGATTGAAAAGGCCATGCTTGATAATTATAATCTTAGATATTCAATTACAGAAGATAATATCAATAATAATGAGAATCAATTAAAAGAGCTTAATGATGTGTTAAAGGTAACAAATGAAAAGCTCGAAAGTGGACAATTAAATGTTACCGAAGCAGAGAGGGTTGCAAGTGTCCTAGAAAATACAGAGGCACAAATTGCTGATGTTCAAGCGAGAAACCAAAGAATGACAGGGGATCTTGCGACATTTGAAAAGCCAAGCATTGCTAGTGAGGAAGTAAAAGCTGTTGATAGACACCAAGTAGAGCTATCTTTAGCTGGATTGGTTTTTGGTGTATTTGCTACATTCCTTATTCTTATGCTTTGGAAGTATGTAAACGAAGCTAGGAGGTACTACAATCATGATTAA
- a CDS encoding Gfo/Idh/MocA family protein → MINFAIVGMGHIANKHIEAIEKAENANLFAICDTNPARLEIENPNVKKYTDLQNMLEENPEIHVVNICVPSGLHTPLTKIVAEQGRHIIVEKPMSLKLHEAEEMMKYANENGVKLAVVHPNRFRPAIQKLKEQMDAGAFGKLSHANATVRWNRNQAYYDQAAWRGTKEFDGGVLMNQAIHDLDLMLWLMGPVESVQAMAATRLRKIETEDVAAAVVQFKNGALGVIEAATTIYPKNLEESIAIFGETASVKISGRNATFIETWDIEGVSEEETDKIKNEIKEDPFGKPGHQCIIEDMVLAVKENRNPIVTGEDGIAPVKLILAILESAETGKKVTLA, encoded by the coding sequence ATGATTAATTTTGCCATCGTAGGCATGGGGCATATCGCGAATAAACATATTGAGGCAATCGAAAAGGCTGAAAACGCCAATTTATTTGCTATCTGTGATACAAATCCTGCTCGATTAGAAATTGAAAATCCAAATGTGAAAAAATATACAGACCTACAAAACATGCTTGAAGAAAATCCGGAAATTCACGTTGTGAACATTTGTGTACCTTCTGGACTTCATACTCCTTTAACTAAAATTGTTGCCGAGCAAGGCAGACATATTATTGTTGAAAAGCCAATGTCATTGAAGCTTCATGAAGCGGAAGAAATGATGAAATATGCAAATGAGAACGGTGTGAAGCTTGCGGTAGTCCACCCAAATCGTTTCCGACCAGCTATCCAGAAATTAAAGGAACAAATGGATGCAGGCGCTTTTGGAAAACTCAGTCATGCAAATGCTACAGTGCGCTGGAACCGAAATCAAGCCTATTATGATCAAGCGGCATGGAGAGGAACGAAGGAATTTGATGGCGGCGTTCTTATGAATCAAGCGATCCATGACTTGGATTTGATGCTTTGGTTAATGGGACCAGTTGAATCTGTACAAGCTATGGCAGCGACACGTTTGAGAAAAATTGAAACAGAAGATGTTGCAGCTGCAGTTGTCCAATTTAAAAATGGTGCTCTAGGCGTAATTGAAGCAGCGACAACGATTTATCCGAAAAATCTTGAAGAATCCATTGCCATCTTTGGTGAAACAGCCTCTGTTAAAATTAGCGGCAGAAATGCTACATTTATTGAGACTTGGGATATTGAAGGGGTAAGCGAAGAGGAAACGGATAAAATCAAAAATGAAATAAAAGAGGACCCATTTGGCAAACCGGGTCATCAATGCATCATTGAAGATATGGTGCTTGCAGTGAAAGAAAATCGTAATCCAATTGTAACTGGTGAAGACGGGATTGCTCCTGTAAAATTAATACTGGCTATTTTAGAGTCTGCTGAAACAGGAAAGAAAGTTACTTTAGCTTAA
- a CDS encoding asparagine synthase-related protein has product MLNEVKITDNRLIKEFQFPFGQIYFGGYVIYKGKYYHMDNIQEVFQEEGFFENHLNDLIGEFVFIKAAQNELLAIVDRKRSIPLFYYKEGSHWIVTDKISHQKDKPLHQTAAKEFLITGFTANEKTLYEGVYQIEAGSYIRIHEEGKVDKQEYYQFYHHPLNKDIEEFSEELKTVLLAVFEDLIKRLINKAPILPLSGGYDSRIIALLLKEYGIEDISSFTYGKRENKEALVSKDIANRLGLKWDFIEYKKDDWYRWYHSQEWKDYVNFAVNGSSMAHLQDWPAVREILAKQDKDYVFIPGHSGDFVAGSHLAYEITVDREFTLDDVIQFTLQKHHKLWEMDKGIHKSGEDVLAEIQRSFGDLPYETNEQASALFEYWDWRERQAKFIINSVRVYEFYQKSWEIPLWDDRLMEFFKTVPVEFRFKKYLYDYTLHQMYPDYFPKPEKPAAVKAVSLKEKYGILYKPAKKLYNQKKLFERYYTEPMEWYGIYKSYPDYLKALSFKYDRIKYKQPYNINSFLAKDYIQSLKGDSI; this is encoded by the coding sequence TTGTTAAATGAAGTAAAGATTACAGACAACAGACTTATAAAAGAATTCCAATTTCCTTTTGGCCAAATCTATTTTGGCGGTTATGTTATTTACAAAGGGAAATATTATCATATGGATAATATTCAAGAAGTCTTTCAAGAGGAAGGATTTTTTGAAAATCATCTAAATGATTTAATTGGCGAGTTTGTTTTTATTAAAGCTGCCCAAAATGAATTGCTTGCTATTGTCGATCGAAAGAGAAGTATTCCTCTTTTTTACTATAAAGAGGGGTCTCACTGGATTGTGACAGATAAGATTTCACACCAGAAGGATAAACCCCTGCATCAAACAGCTGCAAAAGAGTTCCTTATCACGGGCTTTACTGCGAACGAAAAGACGCTTTATGAAGGTGTTTACCAAATTGAAGCTGGCTCTTATATCCGGATTCATGAAGAAGGGAAGGTTGATAAACAAGAATATTATCAATTCTATCACCACCCTTTGAACAAGGATATTGAGGAATTCAGTGAAGAGCTGAAAACGGTTCTGTTAGCAGTGTTTGAAGATTTAATCAAACGATTGATTAATAAAGCGCCTATTTTGCCATTGAGCGGCGGATATGATTCTCGCATTATTGCTTTATTGTTAAAAGAGTATGGAATTGAAGACATTTCTTCCTTTACATATGGTAAAAGGGAGAATAAAGAAGCATTAGTTAGTAAAGATATTGCGAATCGTCTAGGATTAAAATGGGATTTCATCGAGTATAAGAAGGATGATTGGTATCGCTGGTATCATTCGCAGGAATGGAAGGATTATGTCAACTTTGCGGTGAACGGCTCATCAATGGCCCATTTACAGGATTGGCCAGCGGTTCGAGAGATTCTTGCAAAACAGGATAAAGATTATGTGTTTATCCCTGGCCATTCTGGTGATTTCGTTGCGGGCAGTCATTTAGCCTATGAAATCACGGTGGACAGAGAATTTACGTTGGATGATGTCATTCAGTTTACCCTTCAAAAGCATCATAAGCTTTGGGAGATGGATAAGGGTATCCACAAATCTGGCGAAGATGTCTTGGCTGAAATTCAGCGATCATTTGGAGACTTGCCATATGAAACAAATGAACAGGCAAGTGCTCTCTTTGAATATTGGGATTGGCGCGAGAGACAAGCTAAATTCATCATTAATTCCGTGAGAGTGTATGAGTTCTATCAGAAGAGCTGGGAGATTCCATTATGGGATGACCGTTTAATGGAATTTTTCAAGACCGTTCCAGTAGAGTTTCGCTTTAAAAAATATTTATATGATTATACACTTCATCAAATGTATCCAGACTACTTCCCAAAACCGGAAAAGCCAGCTGCTGTGAAGGCTGTTTCGTTAAAAGAGAAGTATGGAATATTATATAAGCCGGCGAAAAAGCTTTATAATCAAAAAAAGCTATTTGAAAGATACTATACAGAACCAATGGAATGGTATGGAATTTACAAAAGCTATCCTGATTATTTAAAGGCATTGTCCTTTAAATATGACCGTATTAAATATAAGCAGCCTTATAATATTAATTCGTTTTTAGCAAAAGACTATATCCAAAGCTTGAAAGGTGATTCTATATGA
- a CDS encoding nucleotide sugar dehydrogenase: protein MDVYTSLINKIENKEAVIGVVGLGYVGLPLAVEKAKAGYKVIGFDVQAARVEQVNMGINYIGDVVDQDLADMIKSGHLVATTDYARIAEVDAVAICVPTPLDIYQQPDTSYVESSSKEIAKYAHEGMLVVLESTTYPGTTEEIVKPALEEKGLNVGENVFIAYSPERVDPGNKQFKTKNTPKVVGGITEKCTKVAASLYRNVLEGDVHEVSSPAIAEMEKIFENTFRHINIALANEMAILCEKMGIDVWEVIDAAKTKPYGFMAFYPGPGLGGHCIPIDPFYLTWKAREYNYHTKLIELAGEINNSMPEYVITRSMQVLNEDGKALRGAKVAVLGVAYKKDIDDVRESPVLKIVELLEHHGADYKVVDPYVASFKSCNQKIETVELTKQLLNDADLVLVTTDHTDFDYEMIAKESKVIFDTRNAMKGIDKPNKYIKL from the coding sequence ATGGACGTATATACATCTTTAATTAATAAAATCGAAAATAAAGAAGCTGTTATTGGAGTTGTAGGATTAGGCTATGTAGGTCTTCCGTTAGCAGTTGAAAAAGCAAAAGCAGGATATAAGGTAATCGGATTTGACGTACAGGCAGCTCGTGTTGAGCAAGTAAATATGGGAATTAACTATATTGGCGACGTTGTCGATCAAGATTTAGCTGATATGATCAAAAGCGGTCATTTAGTAGCTACAACTGATTATGCGAGAATTGCTGAAGTGGATGCTGTTGCGATCTGTGTACCAACTCCACTTGATATTTATCAACAGCCTGACACTTCATATGTAGAAAGCTCCTCAAAGGAAATTGCTAAATATGCACATGAAGGCATGCTTGTAGTCCTAGAATCAACAACATACCCTGGTACAACAGAAGAAATCGTTAAGCCAGCCCTTGAAGAAAAAGGTCTTAATGTAGGAGAAAATGTATTTATTGCCTACTCTCCAGAGCGCGTTGATCCAGGTAATAAGCAGTTTAAAACAAAGAACACACCTAAAGTGGTAGGTGGAATTACAGAAAAATGTACAAAAGTGGCAGCTTCTCTTTACCGCAATGTTCTTGAAGGAGATGTTCACGAAGTATCTTCTCCGGCAATAGCTGAAATGGAGAAAATCTTCGAAAATACGTTCCGTCATATTAATATTGCGTTAGCAAATGAAATGGCGATTTTATGCGAAAAAATGGGCATAGATGTGTGGGAAGTAATTGATGCTGCTAAAACAAAGCCTTACGGATTCATGGCATTCTATCCAGGTCCAGGACTAGGCGGACATTGTATTCCTATCGATCCTTTCTACTTAACATGGAAGGCTCGTGAATATAACTATCATACAAAATTAATCGAGCTTGCTGGTGAAATCAATAACAGCATGCCTGAATATGTTATTACACGCTCCATGCAAGTACTAAACGAAGATGGCAAAGCTCTACGCGGTGCAAAAGTTGCTGTACTTGGCGTTGCATACAAAAAGGATATTGATGATGTTCGTGAATCTCCAGTTCTTAAGATTGTTGAACTATTAGAGCATCATGGTGCAGATTATAAAGTTGTCGATCCATATGTAGCATCTTTCAAATCTTGTAACCAAAAAATCGAAACAGTTGAACTGACTAAACAGCTTCTAAATGATGCTGACCTTGTTTTAGTAACTACAGATCATACTGATTTTGATTATGAAATGATCGCAAAAGAAAGCAAAGTGATTTTCGATACTCGTAATGCAATGAAGGGCATTGACAAGCCGAATAAATATATTAAACTGTAA
- a CDS encoding glycosyltransferase family 4 protein, which translates to MDIKFLVAFIAALVTSLLITPLVIKFAIKIGAVDKPNQRKVHSKIMPRLGGLAIFAGVVVGYFVGGLYNEKITGITVGALIIVLTGVLDDKYELKAKYKLLGQLLAAAAVVGSGLTIDNLTIPFIGTFDVGFWTYPLTVFWIVAITNAINLIDGLDGLSAGISAIVIATIAFMAGVAGKPLILMLSLILLGSTLGFLFHNFHPAKIFMGDTGALFLGYSISILSLLGLYKSVTLFSFIVPIIILGVPVFDTTYAIIRRIVNRKPISAPDKSHLHHRLLALGLSHRKTVLCIYGFGIVFSISAILFSSATLWVSIFIIFGLLLILELLAETIGLVHEKYKPMIKIYRKVTGRQ; encoded by the coding sequence TTGGATATAAAATTTTTAGTTGCCTTTATAGCAGCTTTAGTTACATCCTTACTGATTACGCCACTTGTTATTAAATTTGCGATTAAAATTGGTGCGGTTGACAAGCCTAACCAAAGAAAAGTCCATTCGAAAATTATGCCTAGACTAGGCGGCTTGGCCATTTTTGCTGGTGTCGTTGTTGGCTATTTTGTCGGCGGTCTTTATAATGAGAAAATTACTGGTATTACAGTTGGAGCACTTATCATTGTCCTTACAGGTGTTTTAGATGATAAATATGAGCTGAAAGCTAAATACAAGCTTCTCGGACAACTTCTTGCAGCGGCTGCAGTAGTTGGAAGCGGATTGACAATTGATAATTTGACCATACCGTTTATCGGCACCTTTGATGTTGGTTTTTGGACCTACCCTCTCACTGTCTTTTGGATTGTCGCGATAACGAATGCTATCAACCTAATTGACGGTCTTGACGGGCTCTCCGCTGGGATTTCAGCAATTGTCATTGCAACGATTGCATTCATGGCAGGGGTAGCAGGTAAGCCGCTTATTCTTATGCTTTCGCTAATTTTATTAGGAAGCACCCTTGGCTTCTTGTTCCATAATTTTCATCCGGCTAAAATTTTCATGGGTGATACGGGTGCGCTGTTTTTAGGCTATTCCATTTCAATTCTTTCTTTACTTGGTCTATATAAAAGTGTGACTTTGTTTAGCTTCATTGTTCCAATCATCATATTAGGTGTTCCAGTTTTTGATACAACTTATGCAATCATTCGAAGGATTGTTAATAGAAAACCGATTTCAGCACCTGATAAATCACATTTACACCACCGCCTGCTTGCACTTGGGTTATCCCATCGAAAAACAGTGCTTTGCATTTATGGTTTTGGAATTGTTTTCAGTATTAGTGCCATACTATTCTCATCTGCAACTTTATGGGTGAGTATCTTCATTATCTTTGGGCTCTTATTAATTCTTGAGCTATTGGCTGAAACCATTGGTCTCGTACACGAAAAGTACAAACCTATGATAAAAATTTATCGTAAGGTAACTGGAAGGCAATAA